The Salvelinus namaycush isolate Seneca unplaced genomic scaffold, SaNama_1.0 Scaffold1334, whole genome shotgun sequence DNA segment GCACCATGGCCACAAGACCGCACACTTAAGTGCGAAAGTGAAAAAGGGACACAATTATCGCTTGTTTCACAAAATCTTTACCATATTTTCACATGCCCCGAGAGACTGTAGTTAAATCTAAATCCGACCCTAGACACTGTGAGTTAAATAACAGTGTTTAACTCCTGGCCTCCTGACAAAAGGCATTTGGTTCTACCAGCATTGACTGGCTAGGGGTCAGACTACTGTCAGGAAGCGATGGTTTCCTTTAATTTGATGCCTCGTGCGGTCTTTGTGACTCTGCTAAACATTGCAGTTGGATACAAATAGGGTTGTGTGCGTTTACAGAATATAACATCCCCCCTCTAATCAGTGTGCCAGTTAGCCATTGCATTTGTCTCCGTTCTCATCAGCAACATATATCTTCACAATATACATCACAGATGTTTCTACTTTTCGGTAGTTATGTATCCTTTACTTAACCAGGGAAGTCACATTGAGATTGCCATGTTTTTCCACGTGAAACCCCTGGCCAAGAGAGTACGGACCACCAACAATGAGATGCAAGATGATCAACCGCTTCTGCTTTCTAAACAGATACTGTAATATCACATCTTCTCAGTCAACttagctggttaaataaagaaatgGGCTACTGGTAACAGGTGTACCTACCACTTCTTAGATTAGAACACTTAGTGGGAGGCAGTTTAGAACAAAAACATTCCATTTTAAAATGGGCTCCGTTGTGTGCATGTGTTTACAGAAACGTATTGTGTGttttatatctctgtctgtattaaccacCTCTCTGCTGCCCCCTGCTGTACTCCTAGGGAAGGCCCTCTCCTGTACGCTATATATAcacataagtatgtggacaccccttcaaattagtggattcggctatttcagccacacacattgctgacaggtgtataaaatcgaccaCACagccagccatgcaatctccatagacaaacattggcagtagaatggccttacagaagaactcagtgactttcaacgtagcaccgtcataggatgccacttttccaacaagtcagtttgtcacatttctgcactgctagagctgcccggtcaactgtaagtgctgttattgtgaagtggaaacgtctaggagcaacaacggctcagctgcaaagtggtaggccacacaagcccacagaatgggaccgtcgagtgctgaagcgcgtaaaaatcatctgtcctcggttgtaacactcactacagagctccaaactgcctctggaagcaacgtcagcacaagaactgttcgtcgggagcttcatgaaatgggtttccatggcagagcagccgcacacaagcctaagatcaccatgcgcaatgctaagtgtcggctggaggggtgtaaagctctctgacattggactctagagcagtgttctctggagtgatgaatcacacttcaccagctggcagtccgatggatgaatctgggtttggtggatgccaggagaacgctacctgccccaatgcatagtgccaactgtaaagtttggtggaggaggaataatggtctgggactgtttttcatggttcgggccccttagttccagtgaagggaaatcttatcactacagcatacaatgacattctagatgattctgtgttccaactttatggcaacagctttcctgtttcagcatgacaatgcctcagtgcacaaagcgagctccaaacagaaatggtttgttgagatccgtgtggaagaacttgactggcctgcacagagccctgacctcaaccccatcaaacacctttgggagtgaattgaaacgccgactgAGCCAGGCCTAACcactcaacatcagtgcccgacctcactaatgctcgtggcagaatagaagcaagtcccagcagcaatgttctaacatctagtggaaagccttcccagaagactgaaggctgttatagcagcaaaaaaaggggggaccaactccatattaatgattttggaatgagatgtttgacgagcaggtgtccacatacttttgatcattgTAGTGTACTtcagctgtctgtctgcctgcctgcttctctGCTGCCCCCTGGTATTCTCCTAGGGAAGGCCCTCTGCTATAAAAACAAACATTACTTCAGCTGTTTGTCTGTTAAGTGCTCTGCTGCCCCCTGGTGTTCTCCTAGGGAAGGCCCTCTCCTATATCAACAAACATTACTTCAGCGACGCCAACGGTAACCGGGGCGGAGCGCCCAACGTGGCTGTGGTTCTGGTAGACGGCTGGCCCACCGACAAGGTAGAGGAGGCATCACGCCAGGCCAGAGAGTCTGGTATCAACATCTTCTTTGTGACCATCGAGGGACCCGACGAGAACGAGAAGCAGAATGTGGTGGAGCCGAATTTTGTGGACAAGGTATATAGAGACGATGGTCACCGGGTCACCCCTGGCTATGTTAACACATACAGCTGATTCCAATTCACTCACAATTTGAGCCCTGTCCCTTCATGAAACCCAACCACCTCATCTTCTCTCATCTCTCAACAGGCGGTGTGTCGAACCAACGGTTTCTACTCCCTACCCGTGTCGAGCTGGTTCGCCCTGCGGAAGGCAGTCCAACCCCTTGTCAAGCGAGTGTGCGACACCGACCGTCTCGTCTGCAGCAAGACCTGCCTTAACGCTAACGACATCGCCTTCGTCATCGACGGATCCAGCTCTGTGGGCACCGGGAACTTCCGGACCGTCCTGCAGTTCGTCGCTAACATCACGCGGGAGTTTGAGATATCGGACACGGACACACGAGTCGGCGCAGTGCAGTATACGTACGAACAACGGCTGGAGTTTGCCTTcggacaacacaacaacaaggcTGATCTGCTTAATGCCATAAAGAGGATTAATTACTGGAGCGGCGGGACCAGTACTGGAGCGGCTATCACCTACGCAGCAGAGCAGCTGTTCAGCAAGTCCAAACCCAACAAACGCAAGATCATGATCGTTATCACCGACGGGAGGAGCTACGATGATGTCAGAGCTCCAGCGTTGGCCGTCCATCGCCAAGgtgaggggtcagaggttagaggttGATTGGTGTGGTCAGAAAATCTGGCCAATGGGGGGGAAAGCTCCTCTTTAAGAAAAAGCATCTCGATATGAAGGTAATTTAGCATCATACTGGTGGATAATTTTGGATTGCTATTTTATTATTTCTTCATATGGGAAACTAATTAAAGCTACGTTGGTGTGAAACCAAGTTGAAATGTAATGAAAGCTAAAGTGGTGTGAAACCAAATTGAAATGTAATGAAAGCTAAGTTGGTGTGAAACCAAATTGAAATGTAATGAAAGCTAAATTGGTGTGAAACCAAATTGAAATGTAATGAAAGCTACGTTGGTGTGAAACCAAATTGAAATGTAATGAAAGCTAAAGTGGTGTGAAACCAAATTGAAATGTAATGAAAGCTAAGTTGGTGTGAAACCAAATTGAAATGTAATGAAAGCTAAGTTGGTGTGAAACCAAGTTGAAATGTAATGAAAGCTAAGTTGGTGTGAAACCAAATTGAAATGTAATGAAAGCTAAGTTGGAGTGAAACCAAATTGAAATGTAATGAAAGCTAAGTTGGAGTGAAACCAAATTGAAATGTAATGAATGCTACGTTGGTGTGAAACCAAGTTGAAATGAAATGAATGAaaactaaactgaacaaaaatataactgcaACACGCAACAATTCCAAAGAGTTACAactcatatgaggaaatcagttaattgaaataaattcattaggccctaatctatggatttcacatgactgggaatacagatatacatctgttggtcacagatacactatatacaaaaggtatgtggacaccccatcaaattagtggactcggctatttcagccacacccgttgctgacaggtgcattgaattgagcacacagccatgcaatctccatagacaaacattggcagtagaatggccttactgaagagctcagtgaccttcaacgtggcaccgtcataggatgccaccattccaacaagtcagtttgtcaaatatctgccctgctagagcttccccggtcaactgtaagtgctgttattgtgaagtggaaacctctaggagcaacaacggctcagccgcgaagtggtaggccacaagctcacagaatgggacagcTAAGTGCTGAtgcacgtagcgcgtaaaaatcgtctgtcctcggttgtaaaAAATGTTAATGTTAAAAAAATGCCTCTGGATGCAATGtcggcacaagaactgttagtcggaagcttcatgaaatgggtttccatggcaaagcaaccacacacaagcctaagatcaccatgcacatgccaagcgtcagctggagtggtgtaacgcCCGCCGCCATCggacgcttcaccatctggcagcccgACGGACGAATTTGGCTTttgtggatgccaggagaacactacctgccccaatccatagtgccaactgtaaagtttggtggaggaggaataatggtctggggctgtttttcatggttcctcACTGGTTCCtcagtgcacaaagtgaggtccacacagaaatggtttgttgagatcggtgtggaagaacttgactggccagcacagagccctgacctcaaccccatcgaacaccttcgggatgaattggaacacagactgcgagccaggcctaatcacccaacatcagtgcctgacctcactaatgctctcgtggctgaatggaagcaagtcctcgcagcaatgttccaacatctagtggaaagccttcccagaagagtggaggctgttatagcagcaatgttccaacatctggtggaaagccttcccagaagagtggaggctgttatagcagcaatgttccaacatctggtggaaagccttcccagaagagtggaggctgttatagcagcaatgttccaacatctagtggaaagccttcccagaagagtggaggctgttatagcagcaatgttccaacatctggtggaaagccttcccagaagagtggaggctgttatagcagcaatgttccaacatctagtggaaagccttcccagaagagtggaggctgttataacatctagtggaaagccttcccagaagagtggaggctgttatagcagcaatgttccaacatctggtggaaagccttcccagaagagtggaggctgttatagcagcaatgttccaacatctggtggaaaaccttcccagaagagtggaggctgttatagcagcaatgttccaacatctagtggaaagccttcccagaagagtggaggctgttatagcagcaatgttccaacatctagtggaaagccttcccagaagagtggaggctgttatagcagcaatgttccaacatctagtggaaagccttccagaagagtggaggctgttatagcagcaatgttccaacatctagtggaaagccttcccagaagagtggaggctgttatagcagcaatgttccaacatctagtggaaagccttcccagaagagtggaggctgttatagcagcaatgttccatcatctagcggaaagccttcccagaagagtggaggctgttatagcagcaaaggggggaccatctccatattaacgcccatgattttggaatgagatgtttgacgagcaggtgtccacatacttttggtcatgtagtgtgtgtggCTTGTTTCTAAgctaagtgaaaacaggtttttagcaaatgatttacctaagtattcagaccctttgctatgagtgtcgaaattgagctcaatttgcatcctgttaccattgatcatccttgatgtttctacaacttgattggagtccacctgtggtaaattcaattgattggacatgatttggaaaggcacacacctgtctatataaggtcccacagttgacagtacgtgtcagagcaaaagccaagccatgaggtcaaaggaattctCTGTAGAACTCTGAActcaggattgtgtcgaggcacagatctggggaagggtaccaaaaaatgtctgcagcattgaaggtccccaagaatacagtcaTTCTTAAATGTTAGAAGTGTGGAACCATCAAGACAAGGgccctggtcagggaggtgaccagaaCCCGATGGTCTCTCAGACAGAGTTaatctgtggagaagggagaaccttctagaaggacaactcTCTCTGcagcaccaatcaggcctttatggtagagtggccagatggaagccactcctcagtaaaattagtttgctaaaaggcacctaaaggactctcagaccatgagaaacaagattctctggtctgatgaaaccaagattgaactctttggcctgaatgctaagcatcacatcaggaggaaacctggcaccatccctatgatgaagcatggtggtggcagcatcatgctgtggggatgtttttcagcggcagggactgggagactagttaggatcgagggaaagatgaacggagcaaagtacagagagatccttgatgaaaacctgctccagagcgctcaggacctcagactggggcgaaggtttgaccctaagcacacagccaagacaactcaagagtggcttcgggacaagtctctgaatgtccttctggcccagccagagcccagacctgaagccgattgaacatctctggagagacctgaaaatagctgtgcagcaacgctaccaatcaaacctgacagagcttgagaagatctgcaaagaagaatgggagaaactgcccaaatacaggtgtgccaagcttgtagcgtcatacccaagaagactcaaggctgtaatcgctgacaaaggcgcttcaacaaagtactgagtaaagggtctgaatacttgcattaaaaataaaaaactgaaattacatttacatatttgctttgtcattatggggataacaaaaaaaactatttaatcaattttagaataaggctgtaacaaaatgtggaaaaattcaaggggtctgaatactttctgaatgcactgtatattttttCAAATAACTGGCCTTTTATCTGGCTGGCAAAATCTTTACGAACAAATCGGTTAAAAAACATGTGCTGCCCTCCGTCGATTTCTGAAATCCCGATGTGGCCCACTCCCGGTCTAATCTAAcccagttgttatagtctagttgttatgggatttttatgaataaatgactaaaatatgtatacatttgacttagatgttactgtatgaatgaaacgtattataatcataatgctgaGTGTAAtatgttccttgttagaaagaataggtttatcttcagacaggctagaatgatgtatctacccagggaggggaaagaccttgggttggttgcagatagtttaacaggtggcagacagtaatgagaacgctaactatactgccattgtatccgagaggaggatggacattaaaacctatgacatcatctttattatataacctgatgtaaaatgtattatgatcagtactctcgagaataaacgctattgattgattgattttgagactggtttctgtccatttaatgctgataattaataattaattaataattatcttacaaattgtgttttaattgaattggttgataacATAGGAATTAAATTCCTTTATCACTAGTCCCTAACTAcccgtctctcttctctctctccaggtgtgaTAGCCTACTCCATCGGCATCGCCTGGGCAGCGCAGGACGAGCTGGAGTACATCGCCACCGACCCCGACAAGGAGCACTCCTACTTCGTAGATGAGTTTGACAGCCTCTACAAGTTCGTCCCCAAGGTGGTCAATAACATCTGTCAGGAGTTCAACTCACAGCCACGCAACTGAGCTGAACAGGGagggcaccttattccctatatagtgcactactttttgaatAAAGGCCCCTAGGGCCATAGGCCCACCTTGCTTACGTACACCTATACTTATAAATCTGTGCTTACATATCAAGGAAGGAAGGATACATTTGTAAAGTTTTGAAACAGGGGCTGTCGATGGAGTAGCGAGGGGGTTagatattttattaggatccccataaGCTAATTAGTAGGTCCATATAGTCCTGCACTATCATGGAGACAGGACAGAGTCTCTACAAAATGTATTACCGCTAAGTTACCAAATTAAAAACTGTTGTAAAAGTTGGTGCTGAATTGGAAATAGTTTAATTCCCAAGGGAGGTTATTGGTTTGAAGCAGAAGGCAGTGGGTATACGaacctgaatttaaaaaaattataattgtgAAGGCTTTGGATCACAACGATTAAACTTTGGCCATGTGATCTCAACTGTTGTTGGTGTTATAGTAACAGTCAGGGACAAGGGGGTGTTTAATGTTCTCACTCCTAATCATGTAACATAACTGATCAAAAAGTACAACTACCTGGACATGGTGATTACCAGGGTTGAGGTCCATTCAAATCTAAGGCCGACAATTCAGGAAGGAAACTGAAATTCCAATGTAATCatttttaaaaaagtgcttttatTTTCAACTTCTCAATAAACTGAAAAGGATAAAACTACTAATTGCTAAAGTttaactattttttttttttaatgttaaattcaaatcacttcctgaCTTAAAtttgaattgagcccaaccctggtgCTTACAGGAAAAACTATAAAGCATGCTTAGACTACTTCTTCTGGCTTAACACACCACACAATCTGGTGCTTACAGAGAAACATGACCGTATGGGGACATGGTGCTTACAGAGTAACAGCCTTATGGGGACATGGTGCTTACAGAGTAACATAGTCGTATGGGGACATGGCCTTATGGGGACATGGTGCTTACAGAGTAACATAGTCGTATGGGGACATGGCCTTATGGGGACATGGTGCTTACAGAGTAACATAGTCGTATGGGGACATGGCCGTATGGGGACATGGTGCTTACAGAGTAACAGCCTTATGGGGACATGGTGCTTACAGAGTAACATAGTCGTATGGGGACATGGCCGTATGGGGACATGGTGCTTACAGAGTAACATAGTCGTATGGGGACATGGTGCTTACAGAGAAACATAGCCGTATGGGGACATGGTTCTTACAGAGTAACAGCCTTATGGGGACATGGTGCTTAACACTTCCTCTAATGGCCTAATAACACAGTGCAGAAATACAATATGGTGCTTTACAGTAGGGGAGATTGGAAAAGGAATAAGACTGCAATTATCTATGAAGAGGACCGATGTCATCAGACCACATTATGGGAATTACTCCACATTATGGTCTCCACATTATGGTCTTCATATTATGGTCTCCACATTATGGTCTCCACATTATGGTCTTCATATTATGGTCTTCATATTATGGTCTCCATATTATGGTCTCCACATTATGGTCTTCATATTATGGTCTCCACATTATGGTCTCCACATTATGGTCTCCACATTATGGGAATTACTCCACATTATGGTCTCCACATTATGGTCTCCACATTATGGTCTTCATATTATGGTCTTCATATTATGGTCTCCACATTATGGTCTTCATATTATGGTCTCCATATTATGGGAATTACTCCACATTATGGTCTTCATATTATGGTCTCCACATTATGGGAATTACTCCACATTATGGTCTCCACATTATGGTCTCCATATTATGGTCTCCACATTATGGTCTCCATATTATGGTCTCCACATTATGGGAATTACTCCACATTATGGTCTCCACATTATGGTCTCCATATTATGGTCTCCACATTATGGTCTCCACATTATGGTCTCCATATTATGGTCTTCATATTATGGTCTCCATATTATGGTCTCCACATTATGGTCTCCACATTATGGTCTTCATATTATGGTCTCCACATATGGTCTCCACATTATGGTCTTCATATTATGGTCTCCACATTATGGTCTTCATATTATGGGAATTACTCCATATTATGGTCTCCACATTATGGTCTCCACATTATGGTCTCCACATTATGGGAATTACTCCACATTATGGTCTCCATATTATGGTCTCCACATTATGGTCTCCATATTATGGTCTTCATATTATGGGAATTACTCCATATTATGGTCTCCACATTATGGTCTCCACATTATGGTCTCCACATTATGGTCTTCATATTATGGTCTTCATATTATGGTCTCCACATTATGGTCTCCATATTATGGTCTCCATATTATGGGAATTACTCCACATTATGGTCTTCATATTATGGTCTCCACATTATGGGAATTACTCCACATTATGGTCTCCACATTATGGTCTCCACATTATGGTCTTCATATTATGGTCTCCACATTATGGTCTCCACATTATGGTCTCCACATTATGGTCTCCACATTATGGTCTCCACATTATGGTCTCCACATTATGGTCTCCATATTATGGTCTCCACATTATGGTCTCCACATTATGGTCTTCTCATCATAATttgaccatgtgtgtgtgtatactgtgtggtCTTTTATAGAGGAGATATTTGATCTTAAGGACATTGTGCTGTTATTGATGCATGCTGACTGATAACTTTGGAAGTGAAAGCCATATAACAACATTTAATCCACAAAAACTGAAGGGACCATACTTATGATTTTGTATGTTAGCGGCTAACAAGAACGGGTTTAAACCTGAAGGGGCCATACTTCTGACTTAGCATGATAGCAGCTAACAAGCGCAGGTATAAACCTGAAGGGGCCATACTAATGATTTAGCATGTTAGCGGCTAACAAACACAGGTTTAAACCTGAAGGGGCCATACTAATGATTTAGCATGTTAGCGGCTAACAAGCACAGGTTTAAACCTGAAAGACCATACTAATGATTTAGCATGTTAGCGGCTAACAAGCGCGGGTATAAACCTGAAGGGGCCATACTTCTGACTTAGCATGTTAGCGGCTAACAAGCGCGGGTATAAACCTGAAAGTAACATCTTTAGCAGCTTTTCGCATTTCCAATTAGAAAACATGTCTTACTTGGTAACTCTAACTGCCTCTTAACTGTCTTTAAATCAAAACAATTGAACAGTTCACTCTTTATTTATGGAAAATGAACACATGGTCAATGTAACATGGTCAAATGAACACATGGTCAAATGAACACATGGTCAAATGAAGACATGGTCAAATGAACACACGGTCAAATGAACACATGGTCAAATGAACACACGGTCACATTAAAGAAACGCTTCAAGAGAGTAGTTTTCCTCCAGCTCTGATACTGTACCTATAAATAGATCAAACTTTAATACTTTTAACCTTAACAGTGTTCCTCACAAACTAaaccagggtcgtattcattagcgCACATCGTAGCAAAAACATTTAACAAGGGAAAAAATGAAAAtgagtttcttattggacagaTTCAAGTAgtctctccctgtttcagtccattttcatCCATTGGGTgactaatgaacacaacccagcttTGCTTCCTTCTTGTTCACATGGTCGATATTGGTTTGTTCAGAGTATTTATATAACCTCCccgtttttagtttttttatccTGTTTGTACATATGCATATTAAAAAGCCTTTTTGCTTGTCATTTTCAAAAAATACATATTTGATCAATATTCTAAATGCGATTTTtaataaaattataataaaataaaCCGTTGTTGTGATGTTCTTCAGTGACAGAAAGAGGTCGATGTTAACAGAGTAATCGTATGCAAAAACTTTAAATCTATATACACAtgtgtatcactagccactttatgtttatataccctacattactcatctcatgtgtatatactgtactctataccatctactgcatcttgccatctttatgtaatacatgtatcactagccactttaaactatgccactttatgtttacataccctacattactcatctcatatgtatatactgtactctataccatctactgcatcttgccatctttatgtaatacatgtatcactagccactttaaactatgccactttatgtttacataccctacattactcatctcatatgtatagactgtacactataccatctactgcatcttgcctatgccgttctgtaccatcactcattcatatatctttatgtacatattctttatccctttacacttgtgtgtataaggtagtagttgtggaattgttaggttagattacttgttggttattactgcattgtcggaactagaagcacaagcatttccctacactcgcattaacatctgataaccatgtgtatgtgacaaatacaattatatttatttgatttgattttgtgtaGCTATATTAGATTCTAGTAATATATCATAGTTTTGGACTGGACTGCTGTCTCTATACTATAGTTCCTGTTCTATACTACACAACATTACATACAACACACACCACTAAGAGAAAAGACTGCAACATTCCCAGTTGGAAGATTCTGGgaatcatttttttatttttatttatttaaactaggcaagtcagttaagaacacattcttatttacaatgatggccgacaccgggccaaacccggacgacgccgggccaaacccggacgacgccgggccaaacccggacgacgctgggccaatcgtgcgcctccccctacgggactcccattcacggccgggttgtgatacagcctggattcgaaccagggtgtctgagatgctgcgtcactcgggagccccaatccTGAGGGGATAAGAACATCCTCCAAACAGGATCTCCAAAAACAACTGGGATTTTTGGGGGAAAGATACAGGAACTAGAGGAGACACAATACTGCAGGAAGAAAAGTCATAACATTTCTCTACAACGAACACGTCGTTGTAAAATCAGACAGAATCAAACgccctcct contains these protein-coding regions:
- the vit gene encoding vitrin, yielding MVPAERNQQQNNPTLTRRDRPPPSFARPDWYPGARRPTDVSQAAPDSGYTWSEAETAPEMTARDPRPDISELERWYYNFGQYPPQSADPEPQDTTHTRVEPVDSWKPEGKPFDSVEPVDSWKPEGKPFDSGFSVREQDSLPRADPEPVTQGDPNCKVDIAWLMDGSWSIGKRRFKIQKDFLAEVAQVINVGVAGPMMGVIQYGDDPVTEFSLKAYTNSRELKPAVDKITQKGGMSNVGKALSYINKHYFSDANGNRGGAPNVAVVLVDGWPTDKVEEASRQARESGINIFFVTIEGPDENEKQNVVEPNFVDKAVCRTNGFYSLPVSSWFALRKAVQPLVKRVCDTDRLVCSKTCLNANDIAFVIDGSSSVGTGNFRTVLQFVANITREFEISDTDTRVGAVQYTYEQRLEFAFGQHNNKADLLNAIKRINYWSGGTSTGAAITYAAEQLFSKSKPNKRKIMIVITDGRSYDDVRAPALAVHRQGVIAYSIGIAWAAQDELEYIATDPDKEHSYFVDEFDSLYKFVPKVVNNICQEFNSQPRN